One window from the genome of Bubalus kerabau isolate K-KA32 ecotype Philippines breed swamp buffalo chromosome 17, PCC_UOA_SB_1v2, whole genome shotgun sequence encodes:
- the CAPN12 gene encoding calpain-12 — protein MACGSRRVTIQLVNEETGPETKGPKLFRGQNYKAILAACLDEGILFRDPYFPAGPDALGYDQLGPHSEKAKGVEWKRPHEFCTEPQFICEDMSRTDVCQGRLGNCWFLAAAASLTLYPRLLSRVVPPGQGFQHGYAGVFHFQLWQFGHWVDVVVDDRLPVCDGKLMFVRSDQRNEFWAPLLEKAYAKLHGSYEVMRGGHMNEAFVDFTGGVGEVLYLKKDTPNPPGFFSILRHALAKESLVGATALSDRGEYRTEDGLVKGHAYSVTGTHKVSLGFTRVRLLRLRNPWGRVEWNGAWSDSCPRWDALPTEWRDALLVKKEDGEFWMELLDFFRHFDTVQICSLSPEVLGPSPAGGSWHIHTFQGRWVRGFNSGGSQPGAENFWTNPQFRLTLLEPDEEDEEEDGSLGCWGAEGARGPARGARTPKCTVLLSLIQRNQRRLRAQGLRYLTMGFHVFQIPEELLGLWDSPRSRAHLSGLLRADRSPFCARRDVSRRCRLRPGHYLVVPSAARAGDEADFTLRVFSERRHTAVEVDEVISADLHALMVPYIPLELELQQLFQELAGEEEELGAPQLQILLSIALEPARAHAWTPREIGLRTCEQLLQCFGHGGSLDLYHFQQLWGHLLEWQATFDKFDEDASGTMNSYELRLALNAAGFHLNNQLTQALTSRYRDSRLRVDFERFVSCMAQLICVFRHCSQHLDGGEGVVCLTHRQWMQVATFS, from the exons ATGGCGTGTGGCAGCAGGAGAGTCACCATCCAGTTGGTTAACGAGGAGACAGGGCCTGAAACCAAGGGCCCAAAGCTCTTTCGGGGCCAGAACTACAAAGCAATCCTAGCAGCCTGCCTGGATGAAGGGATCCTGTTCCGAGACCCCTACTTCCCTGCTGGCCCTGATGCCCTTGGCTACGACCAGCTGGGGCCCCACTCGGAGAAGGCCAAAGGGGTGGAATGGAAGAGACCCCAC GAGTTTTGCACTGAGCCCCAGTTCATCTGTGAGGACATGAGTAGAACAGACGTGTGTCAGGGGAGACTGG GTAACTGCTGGTTTCTTGCGGCCGCTGCCTCCCTCACTCTGTACCCCCGACTCCTGTCCCGAGTGGTCCCCCCGGGACAGGGCTTCCAACATGGCTATGCAGGTGTCTTCCACTTCCAG CTCTGGCAGTTTGGCCACTGGGTGGATGTCGTGGTGGACGACAGGCTGCCTGTGTGCGACGGGAAGCTGATGTTCGTGCGCTCCGATCAGCGGAACGAGTTCTGGGCTCCGCTCCTGGAAAAGGCCTATGCTAA GCTCCACGGCTCCTATGAGGTGATGCGAGGCGGCCACATGAATGAGGCTTTTGTGGACTTCACAGGGGGCGTAGGTGAGGTGCTTTACCTGAAGAAGGACACTCCAAACCCTCCGGGCTTCTTCTCCATCCTGCGCCATGCCCTGGCCAAGGAGTCCCTCGTGGGGGCCACTGCCCTG AGTGATCGGGGTGAGTACCGGACAGAAGATGGGCTGGTGAAGGGACACGCATATTCAGTCACGGGCACACACAAG GTGTCACTGGGCTTCACCAGGGTGCGGCTGCTGCGGCTGCGGAATCCATGGGGCCGAGTGGAGTGGAATGGGGCCTGGAGCGACAG CTGCCCACGCTGGGATGCGCTCCCTACAGAGTGGCGAGATGCCTTGCTGGTGAAAAAGGAGGATGGCGAGTTCTG GATGGAGCTGCTGGACTTCTTCCGCCACTTCGACACCGTCCAGATCTGCTCGCTGAGCCCCGAGGTGCTAGGCCCCAGCCCGGCTGGAGGCAGCTGGCACATCCACACCTTCCAAGGCCGCTGGGTGCGCGGCTTCAACTCTGGCGGGAGCCAGCCTGGTGCCG AAAACTTCTGGACTAACCCCCAGTTCCGGCTGACGCTGCTGGAGCCTGATGAAGAGGATGAGGAAGAGGATGGGTCCTTGGGGTGCTGGGGGGCAGAAGGGGCACGGGGCCCCGCACGGGGTGCTCGCACCCCCAAATGCACTGTTCTCCTGTCACTCATCCAGCGCAACCAGCGGCGCCTGAGGGCCCAGGGCCTCAGATACCTGACCATGGGCTTCCACGTGTTCCAG ATCCCAGAGGAG CTACTGGGCCTGTGGGACTCCCCAAGGAGTCGCGCGCATTTGTCCGGCCTGCTGCGCGCCGACCGCTCACCATTCTGCGCCCGCCGCGACGTGAGCCGCCGCTGCCGCCTGCGCCCGGGCCACTACCTGGTGGTGCCCAGCGCCGCCCGTGCCGGCGATGAGGCCGACTTTACGCTGCGCGTGTTCTCTGAGCGCCGCCACACTGCCGT GGAGGTAGATGAAGTGATCAGCGCCGACCTGCACGCCCTTATG GTCCCCTACATTCCCCTGGAGCTGGAGTTACAGCAGCTTTTTCAGGAGCTGGCAGGAGAG GAGGAAGAACTTGGTGCCCctcagctccagatcttgttaAGCATCGCCCTGGAGCCTG CCAGGGCCCATGCCTGGACCCCCAGAGAAATCGGGCTCAGGACCTGTGAGCAGCTGCTGCAATGTTTTGGG CATGGGGGAAGCCTGGACTTGTACCACTTCCAGCAGCTCTGGGGCCACCTCCTGGAGTGGCAG GCCACATTCGATAAGTTCGACGAGGACGCCTCTGGAACCATGAACTCCTATGAGCTGAGGCTGGCACTGAATGCCGCGG GCTTCCACCTGAACAACCAGCTGACCCAGGCCCTCACGAGCCGCTACCGTGACAGCCGCCTGCGTGTAGATTTTGAGCGCTTCGTGTCCTGCATGGCCCAGCTCATCTGCGTCTTCC GCCACTGCAGCCAGCACCTGGATGGGGGCGAGGGGGTCGTCTGCCTGACCCACAgacag TGGATGCAGGTGGCCACCTTCTCCTAG